A genomic stretch from Thermococcus sp. includes:
- a CDS encoding DUF4870 domain-containing protein: MVEIPPKEPKKTSLGMDENVEGLLAYLLGALTGVIFLVLEKDSDFVRFHAMQSTILFIGLWILQVILGAIFWPLGTLVVFIEFAVWAFGMVKAYQGERYKFPYIGDLAEGWMDKI; this comes from the coding sequence ATGGTAGAGATCCCACCTAAAGAACCTAAGAAAACATCCTTAGGGATGGATGAGAACGTTGAGGGATTGCTGGCATATCTCCTTGGTGCCCTGACTGGGGTAATCTTCCTAGTGCTTGAGAAGGACAGCGATTTCGTCCGTTTCCACGCAATGCAGTCAACGATATTGTTCATAGGGCTCTGGATTCTCCAGGTTATCCTTGGGGCAATATTCTGGCCGCTTGGAACCCTTGTGGTGTTCATCGAATTCGCCGTGTGGGCTTTTGGCATGGTAAAAGCCTACCAGGGTGAACGCTACAAGTTTCCATACATTGGAGACCTCGCTGAGGGGTGGATGGACAAAATCTGA
- the feoB gene encoding ferrous iron transport protein B, translated as MAMKVIALAGNPNVGKTTIFNALTGMHQHVGNWPGVTVEKKEGAFDYKGERFLVVDLPGTYSLTAHSVDELVARNFLLNGNPDVVVNVVDSTSILRNLYFTMELFEMGLRNMVIALNKIDLAEKKGIVIDIEKMSKILGVPVVPLDAKDGMGLDELKKIAQKVAHGEIKETPIIPHYDPEVEREIEHISRVLEGTKLAAKYPLRWLAIKLLQRDDEVIKLVERYLGEEGLESVMTHINEVEERYGKAMDLIIAGQKYEFIDGLTHEFMRYGQASRDNFTDRLDRLLVHPVYGFIALALVFYGVFKFTFAVGLPIQNWLANAFTLFGNWLAPHIANGALRGLIVDGVIGGVGMVLSFFPLVFLLFFVLTFLEDLGYMARVAVLMEGILRRFGLPGKAVIPLILGLGCNVPAVMSARNLDDERSRLVTMFVNPFVPCSARLSVISFISAIFFGKEKALVAVSIYMLAFAVALASAWLVSRFVSGESSPFVIELPEYLIPSWRSLLIHSWERSKEFVRKAGTVILLGAIFIWYLSNYPAPVGTGRSYAEQIGHFFEPFMRLMGLDWKAAVSLLFGIIAKENVISTYGVLYGSESAIRNAMTPLQAYVLLAVTTLYIPCIATIGAIKGESNWKWATLATAYMITVASVVGILLWHIGIALGW; from the coding sequence ATGGCCATGAAGGTTATTGCCCTGGCGGGAAATCCCAACGTCGGCAAAACAACGATATTCAATGCCCTAACCGGGATGCACCAGCACGTCGGTAACTGGCCTGGCGTCACCGTTGAGAAGAAGGAGGGAGCCTTTGACTACAAGGGTGAGCGCTTTCTCGTCGTTGACCTTCCCGGAACCTACTCCCTAACCGCCCACTCAGTTGACGAACTCGTCGCTAGAAACTTCCTCCTCAATGGAAACCCCGACGTCGTTGTGAACGTCGTGGACTCTACTTCCATCCTGAGGAACCTCTACTTCACAATGGAACTATTTGAGATGGGACTCAGGAACATGGTCATCGCCCTCAACAAGATCGACCTGGCGGAGAAGAAGGGCATCGTGATCGACATCGAGAAGATGTCCAAGATTCTGGGCGTTCCGGTCGTTCCACTAGATGCCAAAGACGGTATGGGACTGGATGAACTCAAGAAAATAGCGCAGAAAGTGGCCCATGGTGAAATCAAGGAAACTCCAATAATCCCTCACTACGACCCTGAAGTGGAGAGGGAGATAGAGCACATCTCCCGGGTTCTGGAGGGGACAAAGCTGGCCGCAAAGTACCCCCTTAGATGGCTGGCGATAAAGCTCCTCCAGCGCGATGATGAGGTTATAAAGCTTGTCGAACGTTACCTCGGGGAGGAAGGGCTTGAGAGCGTCATGACGCACATAAACGAGGTGGAAGAGCGCTACGGAAAGGCGATGGACCTCATCATAGCCGGCCAGAAATACGAGTTCATCGACGGCTTAACCCACGAGTTCATGCGCTATGGCCAGGCCTCCAGGGATAACTTTACCGACCGTCTTGATAGGCTCCTCGTCCACCCCGTTTACGGTTTCATAGCCCTAGCCCTGGTGTTCTACGGTGTCTTCAAGTTCACCTTCGCCGTCGGTTTGCCAATCCAGAACTGGCTGGCTAATGCGTTCACCCTCTTTGGCAACTGGCTGGCACCGCATATAGCCAACGGAGCCCTTAGGGGTCTTATAGTGGACGGAGTCATAGGCGGCGTTGGAATGGTGCTCAGCTTCTTCCCGCTCGTCTTCCTCCTCTTCTTCGTCCTTACTTTCCTTGAGGACCTTGGGTACATGGCGAGGGTGGCCGTTTTGATGGAAGGGATACTCAGGAGATTCGGCCTCCCGGGGAAGGCGGTAATCCCCCTCATACTCGGTCTCGGGTGCAACGTTCCGGCGGTAATGTCAGCAAGGAACTTGGACGATGAGAGGAGCAGGTTAGTAACCATGTTCGTTAACCCCTTCGTCCCCTGCTCCGCGAGGCTGAGCGTTATAAGCTTCATATCCGCCATATTCTTTGGTAAGGAAAAGGCCCTCGTCGCGGTGAGCATCTACATGTTGGCCTTCGCGGTTGCCCTCGCTTCAGCATGGCTCGTGAGCCGCTTCGTCTCAGGGGAGAGCAGTCCCTTCGTCATCGAGCTTCCTGAATACCTTATACCCAGCTGGAGGAGCCTGCTCATCCACTCATGGGAGAGGAGCAAGGAGTTCGTCCGGAAAGCTGGAACGGTTATCCTGCTCGGGGCAATATTCATCTGGTACCTCAGCAACTACCCAGCCCCCGTTGGAACCGGGAGGAGCTACGCCGAGCAGATAGGGCACTTCTTCGAGCCGTTTATGCGGTTAATGGGTCTCGACTGGAAGGCCGCAGTGAGCCTGCTCTTTGGAATCATAGCTAAGGAGAACGTCATATCAACCTATGGAGTACTCTACGGCAGTGAATCGGCCATAAGGAACGCGATGACTCCCCTACAGGCTTACGTGCTCCTAGCAGTGACGACGCTCTACATTCCGTGCATAGCCACCATCGGTGCCATAAAGGGAGAGAGCAACTGGAAGTGGGCGACACTGGCAACGGCCTACATGATAACCGTGGCCTCGGTGGTGGGAATCCTGCTATGGCATATAGGAATTGCACTGGGGTGGTGA
- a CDS encoding DNA-binding protein has protein sequence MKLNTLEKVLNLIKEGKKTPDEIARELNMKKEDVEAAIEILKSLGYIEEVQKGSSPACETCPMKKICGGKCFVPRKSGNLKIIEFKVKD, from the coding sequence GTGAAGTTGAACACACTAGAAAAGGTGCTGAATCTCATAAAGGAAGGCAAGAAGACACCGGATGAGATAGCACGTGAACTGAACATGAAAAAAGAGGATGTTGAGGCCGCGATAGAGATACTAAAGAGCCTTGGCTACATTGAGGAGGTTCAGAAGGGCTCCTCCCCCGCCTGTGAAACCTGCCCAATGAAGAAAATCTGCGGAGGCAAGTGCTTTGTCCCACGGAAGTCTGGGAACTTAAAGATAATTGAATTCAAGGTTAAGGATTAA
- a CDS encoding 7-cyano-7-deazaguanine synthase — protein MPSVEDAVRELQRFSRESGIDKRQILIMFSGGKDSSLALYLLKEAGLNVSALTFFHRWSWGEPLNWAMRFTRKLGVEHFLVDITEGLLREAMGRKGPVCINCKKAMLWNAKWFAINNGFDILVKGDNANDKIIGALLNQCKGDIRLCNIPKIGMPILRPLIKYTAEEVKGLTEEAGIRPYRMYEHARRRQWREGCPLQYIDREEIVTEKLMDLVYGVNYKVSRIARRKKVRVSVRVPSFEVMCWGCDEETLHEVKSVIERFK, from the coding sequence ATGCCTTCGGTTGAAGATGCTGTAAGAGAACTTCAGAGGTTCTCGCGTGAGTCAGGGATAGATAAAAGGCAAATCCTCATCATGTTCTCAGGCGGAAAGGACAGCTCACTAGCACTCTACTTGCTCAAAGAGGCCGGTTTAAACGTCTCGGCATTGACCTTCTTCCACCGCTGGAGCTGGGGGGAACCACTGAACTGGGCAATGAGATTCACCAGAAAGCTCGGTGTCGAGCACTTTCTGGTCGACATAACGGAGGGCCTCCTTAGGGAGGCAATGGGAAGGAAGGGACCGGTCTGCATTAACTGTAAGAAAGCCATGCTCTGGAACGCCAAGTGGTTCGCGATAAACAACGGCTTCGACATCCTTGTCAAGGGCGACAACGCCAACGACAAAATCATAGGTGCCCTACTGAACCAGTGCAAAGGAGATATAAGGCTCTGCAACATCCCAAAGATTGGAATGCCCATACTGAGGCCCCTGATAAAATACACAGCCGAGGAGGTAAAAGGCCTCACTGAAGAAGCTGGCATAAGACCATACCGCATGTACGAGCACGCAAGGAGACGGCAGTGGCGCGAGGGCTGCCCCCTTCAGTACATAGACCGTGAGGAGATTGTAACGGAGAAGTTGATGGATCTGGTTTATGGGGTGAACTACAAGGTAAGTAGGATAGCCAGAAGGAAAAAGGTTCGCGTCAGCGTCCGCGTTCCTAGCTTTGAGGTGATGTGCTGGGGCTGCGACGAGGAAACGCTCCATGAGGTT
- a CDS encoding NDP-sugar synthase, protein MKAVILAGGFGTRLRPLSSTRPKPMIPVLGKPNLQYLLESLEKIQEIDEVILSVHYMRGEIREFIDEKMADYPKDIHFVNDPMPLETGGALKNVEDYVGDDFLVIYGDVFTSFNFKELIDAHKKNDGLVTVAVTKVYDPERYGVVETDDEGKVTHFEEKPHRPKTNLVDAGLYVVNKKILEEIPKGKEVYFERDVLPKLVGAGRVYAYKMPREYYWVDLGTPTDLFYAHQIAMDEIAKDNGYMVIKETAEVPEDVKIQGPVYIDEGAKIGHGVKIKSYTYIGPNTIVEDRAYFKHSILIGNDIIKERSELKDTILGEGVVVGENVILKENAVVGDYAKIFDDLVIYGAKVLPWKKVEEYEAFIKIKLDPTKVRPGVTPDRCPLGLPECIYKKFKAIAGEKPPCDECIENQWLF, encoded by the coding sequence ATGAAGGCAGTTATTCTTGCAGGTGGATTCGGCACCCGCTTAAGGCCCCTCTCATCAACACGACCAAAGCCGATGATCCCGGTTCTCGGAAAGCCTAACCTTCAGTACCTCCTCGAGAGTCTCGAGAAGATTCAGGAGATAGACGAAGTCATACTCTCGGTTCATTACATGCGCGGTGAGATAAGGGAATTCATAGATGAGAAGATGGCAGACTATCCAAAGGATATACACTTCGTCAATGATCCAATGCCGCTCGAAACTGGAGGTGCGCTTAAGAACGTTGAGGACTACGTGGGTGATGACTTCCTAGTTATCTACGGCGATGTCTTCACCAGCTTCAACTTCAAGGAGCTTATAGACGCCCACAAAAAGAACGACGGGCTTGTGACGGTGGCCGTTACCAAAGTCTATGATCCGGAGCGCTACGGTGTAGTTGAGACTGATGATGAAGGAAAGGTGACCCACTTCGAGGAGAAGCCACACAGACCAAAGACAAACCTCGTGGATGCAGGACTCTACGTCGTGAACAAGAAAATCCTTGAGGAGATTCCGAAGGGTAAGGAGGTCTACTTTGAGAGGGACGTCCTTCCGAAACTCGTTGGTGCGGGTCGGGTTTATGCTTACAAGATGCCGCGCGAGTACTACTGGGTCGATTTGGGCACTCCAACAGACCTATTCTACGCCCACCAGATTGCGATGGACGAGATAGCAAAGGACAATGGTTACATGGTAATAAAGGAAACGGCAGAGGTTCCAGAGGACGTGAAAATCCAGGGGCCGGTTTACATCGATGAAGGAGCCAAGATAGGCCACGGTGTTAAGATCAAATCTTACACCTACATCGGCCCCAATACGATCGTTGAGGATAGGGCATACTTTAAGCACTCAATACTCATTGGGAATGACATTATCAAAGAGCGCTCCGAGCTGAAGGACACTATCCTCGGAGAGGGCGTGGTAGTAGGGGAGAACGTTATCCTCAAGGAAAACGCGGTTGTCGGCGACTACGCGAAGATATTTGACGACCTAGTAATTTACGGCGCCAAAGTTCTTCCCTGGAAGAAGGTCGAGGAGTACGAAGCTTTCATCAAGATAAAGCTCGACCCGACCAAGGTGAGGCCGGGTGTTACCCCTGACCGTTGCCCCCTCGGCCTGCCGGAGTGCATCTACAAGAAGTTCAAGGCTATAGCCGGTGAGAAGCCACCGTGCGACGAGTGCATTGAGAACCAGTGGCTCTTCTGA
- a CDS encoding FeoA family protein, whose protein sequence is MNMVVPLIELRPGERGVVVNIAGGSGLRSRLYAMGIAPGVIIRILEKHQFGPVVVEAGNTRLAVGKGMTAKILVRKV, encoded by the coding sequence ATGAACATGGTTGTGCCATTAATTGAACTGAGACCTGGGGAAAGAGGAGTCGTGGTTAACATAGCTGGTGGTTCAGGACTGAGGAGCAGGCTCTACGCCATGGGTATTGCTCCAGGGGTTATCATAAGGATCCTTGAGAAGCATCAGTTTGGCCCTGTCGTTGTGGAGGCAGGTAACACAAGGCTGGCGGTTGGCAAGGGAATGACTGCCAAGATACTCGTTAGGAAAGTTTAA